One Gordonia zhaorongruii DNA segment encodes these proteins:
- a CDS encoding MlaD family protein produces the protein MQGLKRFQDFAVSDEVGSRTQAMWAIVTLVVVVVVVVVIGFFYLRPVGRTEYRVQMSESGGITSSTEVRVAGIPVGDVTEVKLADQHVDVRLSVESSVFLGDQTSAQVRMLTVVGGAYVALLPAGDEPLGDTVIPKERTTVPYSMSEVLDDASRTVQQIDAKKMRKAAVAATDTLDSAPGALRRIVPDVEKLMALLDDQQRQVESLASLGGEYTTELAGEQEALEQMIGRIRAVLPVMVGYKDRGIVTYDALSELVLYVGDVLGEPYQKRFKQPLHRLVESASATKATADRMNEVITMLKGMVDKLSAAAHPKGVALDFGDRVLDGAVCIPIAGRKC, from the coding sequence GTGCAAGGGCTGAAGCGGTTCCAGGACTTCGCCGTCAGTGACGAGGTGGGAAGTCGCACGCAGGCGATGTGGGCGATCGTCACGCTCGTGGTGGTCGTCGTGGTGGTGGTCGTCATCGGGTTCTTCTACCTGCGGCCGGTCGGCAGAACCGAGTATCGCGTCCAGATGTCGGAGAGCGGCGGGATCACATCGAGCACCGAGGTCCGGGTGGCCGGCATCCCGGTCGGCGATGTCACCGAGGTGAAGCTCGCGGACCAGCACGTGGATGTGCGCCTCTCGGTGGAGTCCTCGGTGTTCCTCGGTGATCAGACCTCGGCGCAGGTCCGCATGCTCACCGTGGTCGGCGGTGCGTATGTCGCCCTCCTGCCCGCGGGTGATGAGCCGTTGGGGGACACCGTGATCCCCAAGGAGCGCACCACCGTGCCGTACTCGATGTCGGAAGTGCTCGACGACGCGTCGAGAACCGTGCAGCAGATCGACGCGAAGAAGATGCGGAAGGCCGCCGTGGCAGCCACCGACACCTTGGACTCGGCGCCCGGCGCGCTGCGCCGGATCGTGCCCGATGTGGAGAAGCTCATGGCCCTGCTCGACGATCAGCAACGGCAGGTGGAGAGTCTGGCGTCACTGGGCGGCGAGTACACCACCGAGCTCGCAGGCGAGCAGGAGGCGTTGGAGCAGATGATCGGCCGAATACGCGCCGTCCTGCCGGTCATGGTCGGCTACAAGGACCGCGGCATCGTCACATACGACGCGCTCTCCGAACTGGTGCTCTACGTCGGCGACGTGCTGGGCGAGCCCTATCAGAAGCGTTTCAAGCAGCCGCTGCATCGACTGGTCGAATCGGCATCGGCCACCAAGGCCACGGCTGACCGCATGAACGAGGTGATCACCATGTTGAAGGGCATGGTCGACAAACTCTCGGCCGCCGCACATCCGAAGGGTGTCGCCCTCGACTTCGGTGACCGGGTACTCGACGGTGCCGTGTGCATACCGATCGCAGGCCGGAAATGCTGA